AGGCCGGATCGACGGCGGTAGAGTTGCGTCGTGACCGAGCCGCTCCGCCTCCCGCGCGCCATCGCGACGCCGGACCGTGCAGCAGCCCGTCACCGTCACCACGCCCCGGGCCGCCGGCAGGCGACCGCCTCATGGGCAGTCGACCCACTCCTCCTCGCCGTCGACGAACACCTGGCGTTTCCAGATCGGCAGTCGTGCCTTGATCTCGTCGACCAGATCGGCGCAGGCCGTGAACGCCTCGGCGCGATGCGCGGCCGAGACCGCACAGACCAGGGCGAGGTCGCCGATCCCCAACAGGCCCAGCCGGTGCGTCACGGCAATCGCCCGCAGACCCGGATGTCTGGCGGCCACGTCGGCCGCCACCTGGCCCACCGTGTCGGGAGCGCTCGGATGCCCCACGTACTCCAGTTCGCGCACGCCCCGACCGCCGTCGTGATCACGCACGACGCCCCGGAAGCCCACCACCGCCCCCGCTGCGGCATCGCCCACCAGGGCCTCGTGATCGACGGCGGCCAGGTCCTCGTCAACGACCTCGGCGCGCACCACCAGCACGTTCCCGCCCGGCTTCTGCGCGGCTGAGGGTTCGACCGGTCCGGCGGAGCCTGCATCGACGGTCTCCGCCGCTGCCGGGTCTCCCCCGGCCGTGGCCGACCCCGCAGGAGCAGCAGGCCCCTGGTCTCCCGCAGCAGTGCCCGCGACGATCGACGCCCCGCCCGCCGCCCGTCCCGGTTGCGGATGATCGCCGCCCCGGAGCTGGTCCACCGCGTGGGCGAGCACACCCGCCAGCACGCCCAGTCCGTCGCGAACACCGCCCCGCGACCCGGGCAGGTTGACGATCAGCGTCCGGCCCGCGACCCCGACCACGCCCCTGGAGAGCACGGCGGTGGGCACGGCGGGCAGCCCGGCCGAGCGGATCGCGTCCGCCACGCCGGGCACCTCGTAGTCCAGCAGTTCACCGGTGACCTCGGGGGTGCGGTCGGTGGGGCTGATGCCGGTGCCGCCGGTCGTCACGACCACCGCCACGCCCGCCGCGACGGCGGCCCGGATCTGTGCACCCACCGGCGTCCCGTCGGGCACGACCGCCGCGTCCGGCGTCTCGAAAGACCGCTCGCGCAGCCAGGCCACGATGATCGGCCCGGTGGTGTCGGCGTACACGCCCGCGGCCGCGCGGTTGGACGCGGTGATCACCCTGGCCTGCCTGGTCTCGCCCGTCACTCCGGTCTGGTCCATGTCCCCGTCTTCCCGCCGTCCTTGCGCTCCACCCGGATCTGGTCCAGCACCGCGGCCGGGTCGACCGCCTTGATCATGTCGTGCAGGGCGAGCCCCGCGACGGCGACGGCGGTCAGGGCCTCCATCTCGACCCCGGTGCGGTCCGTGGTGCGGACCGTCGCGCTGATGCGCACCTCGACCCCCGCAGGCTGCAGCTCCACGGTCACCCCGGACAGGGCGATCGGATGACAGAGCGGAACGAGGTCCGGCGTGCGTTTGGCGCCCATGATCCCGGCGATGCGCGCGGTGGCGAGCGCGTCGCCCTTGGGCAGGGTGCCGGCGGCGAGCAGGTCCACCACCGCCTCGGTGGTGCGCAGCACTCCGGTGGCGGTGGCGGTCCTGGCGGAGACCTCCTTGGCGGAGACGTCGACCATGCGGGCCGCGCCGCCACGATCCAGATGCGGTAGCTCCATGCCCGGTGATGCTAGGCGGGCTGGTCGGGTGCTCGTGCCCGCAGGGCGGCAACGGGACCGGAACGGACGGCCTCGCGAGCCGGATTCCGCGAGCAGTCCGAGTCGCGCCGGGTCACGGGTCGCGCGACAGACCCGGCGGAACGGCTCGCACGGCCGACGAGACACGTCGAACGGCGGGGCGTCAGCCTGGCTCCCGAGCGAGGAGGCCGCCGGTGTCCGCCTGCGGGTGGTCAGTCGCCGCCGATGTGCGTCCGCCACGGCCCCATCGCGACGAGCCAGTGCGGGACCAGCCGGACGGGGAAGGACGCGTCGGTCTCAAAGACGTCCGTGCCGAAGACCTGGGCGACCTCGTGATAGCCGCCGTCCGCCAGCCGAAGCTCCACGATCCCGGGCTTCTCCGGGTCGGGACTCACGATCCAGTAAGACTCGACGCCGAACCGGGCGTACTCGACGCGCTTGGTGTGATGGTCTCGGAACACGCTCTCGGCGAGACGACCTCGACGGCGAGCAGCGGCGGACGGGTCAGACCGGGGTGCTCGAGGTCGTCCGCTCGAATCACCGACAGATCCGGGATGCGGTGGTGGGTCCGATCGGCGTTGAGGTCGATCCCCAGGCCGCGGAGGACCGCATGCTCGTCAGGAGCGAGCCTCCCCAGCTGAAACATCAATCGAGACTCGATGAGCGAATGTGTGGTGACTGGTGCCCGCGACATCTCCAGCCGCCCGTCGACGAGCTCGTACCGGCCGCCGTCGTCCGACAGCGTTCGAAGGTCGTCGACGGTCAGCGGCTGGTCCGCGATCCCGTCTGCCGGAAGCCCATGGCAGCCGTTCTGCCCCCGGTTCAGCACGGTCACGAGCATGACAGAGCAGCCGCTGCCACTAATGAGTCACCCAGCAGCGAACCGGCCGGGGCGGGACGGCATCGCCCGCCCCGGTGTCCGCCCTCAGCCCTCCTCGGCCGCCCGCCGCACTGCCTCGGCCACCGCAGGGGCCACCGTCGTGTCGAAGACGCTGGGCACGATGAAGGAGGCGTTCAGGCGCTCCCCGTCGGCCACGTCGGCGATGGCGTCGGCGGCGGCCAGCAGCATCGAGTCGGTGATGCTGTGTGCCTGGGCGTCGAGCATCCCCCGGAAGAAGCCGGGGAAGGCCAGCACGTTGTTGATCTGGTTCGGGTAGTCGCTGCGGCCGGTGGCCACCACGGCGGCGTGCTGCTGGGCCTCCAGCGGGTCGATCTCCGGG
The Actinoalloteichus fjordicus DNA segment above includes these coding regions:
- the moaC gene encoding cyclic pyranopterin monophosphate synthase MoaC, which codes for MELPHLDRGGAARMVDVSAKEVSARTATATGVLRTTEAVVDLLAAGTLPKGDALATARIAGIMGAKRTPDLVPLCHPIALSGVTVELQPAGVEVRISATVRTTDRTGVEMEALTAVAVAGLALHDMIKAVDPAAVLDQIRVERKDGGKTGTWTRPE
- a CDS encoding molybdenum cofactor biosynthesis protein MoaE; the encoded protein is MDQTGVTGETRQARVITASNRAAAGVYADTTGPIIVAWLRERSFETPDAAVVPDGTPVGAQIRAAVAAGVAVVVTTGGTGISPTDRTPEVTGELLDYEVPGVADAIRSAGLPAVPTAVLSRGVVGVAGRTLIVNLPGSRGGVRDGLGVLAGVLAHAVDQLRGGDHPQPGRAAGGASIVAGTAAGDQGPAAPAGSATAGGDPAAAETVDAGSAGPVEPSAAQKPGGNVLVVRAEVVDEDLAAVDHEALVGDAAAGAVVGFRGVVRDHDGGRGVRELEYVGHPSAPDTVGQVAADVAARHPGLRAIAVTHRLGLLGIGDLALVCAVSAAHRAEAFTACADLVDEIKARLPIWKRQVFVDGEEEWVDCP
- a CDS encoding Uma2 family endonuclease, encoding MTVLNRGQNGCHGLPADGIADQPLTVDDLRTLSDDGGRYELVDGRLEMSRAPVTTHSLIESRLMFQLGRLAPDEHAVLRGLGIDLNADRTHHRIPDLSVIRADDLEHPGLTRPPLLAVEVVSPRACSETITPSASSTPGSASSLTGS